A window of the Miscanthus floridulus cultivar M001 chromosome 14, ASM1932011v1, whole genome shotgun sequence genome harbors these coding sequences:
- the LOC136503671 gene encoding secreted RxLR effector protein 161-like — MEEKLKLSRDSMAKEVDATQYRCIVGSLHYLVHTRLNLAFAVGYTIKRILRYVEGTTDYGLHYSRCPGAEHFIGYSDSDLVGDIDTSKSTSGTLFFLDKCLISW; from the exons ATGGAGGAAaagctgaagctgagccgcgatagCATGGCCAAGGAGGTCGACGCCACGCAGTACCGGTGCATTGTGGGCAGCCTTCACTACCTCGTCCACACGCGGCTAAACCTTGCATTCGCTGTTGGCTAC ACTATCAAGAGGATCCTCCGCTACGTCGAGGGCACCACCGACTACGGCTTACACTACTCAAGGTGTCCCGGTGCGGAGCACTTCattgggtacagcgacagcgacctcgTCGGCGACATCGACACAAGCAAGAGTACCAGCGGgacgctattcttcctcgacaagtGTTTGATTAGCTGGTAG